The Falco peregrinus isolate bFalPer1 chromosome 17, bFalPer1.pri, whole genome shotgun sequence nucleotide sequence AGAATTTCCCAGGCTGAGAAGTCcattttgcagctgtttcttgGTGCAAACAGTGATCAGTGCTTTGCTACCATTTCCTGagcccaagcagcagcagaggtccTGCTCCATCCAATTGCCTCTCACTGAGCTACTGGCACCTCATGGCAAAGATTTCTCTTGTTTACTGCTGAATTCTCCACTTCATTAGCGGTGCTAACTGGCTTCTCTCTTCTGTTGGCCCTCAGGTGAAAGTGGCTCTTTCAAGCTTCCAGGCTGCAGAGCCTCTTCCATTTACCTCTCAATGAGGTGTAGTTCCTGTATTAAATAGCTCAAGCTGTTTAAGCAAAAGGCTGCAGCAGTAACGGGAGCTTTGTgtgagcccagaggagggaGCGCAGGAGAGCTCCAGTGGACGAGGGCATGTGGGCACTGGGGCTCAGAGCTGCCCAACGGCCACATCTTGTGGCACGAGGACTGAGACAGCTCCTTCTGCCTGGCTTGTGCGAGGGGTGCCCTGCTCTGCCCGTCGAGCACCCGTAGGACTGCATGCCCACGCTGGCGCCTGGGTAGGTTCACAGCCACCATCTCCAACATGTCCAGCTCCTGGCTTTGGAGGGCACTGAGTCTTTGCAGGCCCTCGGGAGCGCAGCACTCtgtgcctgcccatgggcaCACTCGAGTCGTCtccccagcagggctgtgctgtgccaagCATCTCCTGCTTTGTCTCCGAGCGGGATGTACAGCTGTGCTGCAAGCTGCTAGGCTTGCTGTGGTGTGGCTCCCGCTGCGAGAAGGTGCCAGTCGCTGCACGAAGCTCTGGAcccatggcaggcagcactgctgccctgctTTACACGTGCCCTTTACTTGCAGAGGGTGGTGAGGgactggcactgctgctgaggGAACAGTGgatgctgctgttgcacagcttCTGCTTCCCTTAGGACTGGAGCCAGGTTTCCCAGGCGTGATACCTCTTTAAGAAACAGACCAACTCTTTCTTTCTCCggggtttgtattttttttggttgggttttttttggtggtggtttttttttttggtgggttttgttgtttgtttggtttttttttttgcaaataccACAGTTTTTGTTGGAATTTGTCCACAGGGAAATGAGGTCTGCACGGCCCAGTTCAGGTTCTCAGAAACATCTGCAGCCTTGCAAAAGTTTCCCAGGAGCGCCTGGCTCTCGCCGAGCTGCTCCGCCTCGGGcgcgctccctgccgcggccccgcggcgcTCGGGCCGCCCACGAGGGAACCAGCCGCGCAGGGCGACCCTCACCCGCCCACGCCCGGGGTCTCCCGTTGCCCCCGAGCCCCGGCTAGTCGCCCACGGCACCGTTCCGGCGCCCCGGGGGGCCAGGGCTGCGCGGCGCCTCCCTCCGGCCTGCAGCCCGCGCTGCAGGTGGCGCGGAGAAGCGCCCGCTCGGGCGCCGGGGCCGTCGGAGCCGCGCCGCAGCCTGCGGGGCAGCCGCTGCCCTCCCGGTGCCCGCCGCGGTGCTCCCCGCCGGACGCGGGGGCGCGGCGCCGtcggggccgggccgggccgagcggggcgggccgggccaGGGCAGGGCGGGATTGGCTCCCGGGGCCGCTGATTGACACCGGAGGGCCAgcgcgcggcgggcggcgccgccCTGATTGGCTGCCGGGGGCTCACAAAcccgcggcgcggcgcggcgcggccagaccggggccggggccggagtggcggcgggagcgggcagCTCGGCtcggcggggcagcggcggctgCGGGCGCCCCacgggggtgggtgggctgccggcggcgggcatCGAACGGAGGGGCAGCGAGTCGGCGCCCCGGGCAGAGGTGGGGGCCCCGAGCAGGGCGCAtcggcggggggcgcgggggaggTCCCCGGCGCGGCCGCCGGCAGCGGACGTCGGGCGGGGAGCGGCGATCGGCGCCGTCGGGGCCACCGTCGGTGGTTGCGGCGATGGGTGGCAGGCGGGGGGCCGTGCTGCGGGCGCTGGTGTCGCTGGCCGCCGGGCTGCTGGCGTGCGGCGGGGCCAGCGAGTACGACTATGTCAGCTACCAGTCCGACCTGGGCCCCTACCCCGGCGGGCGCTTCTACGCCAAGCCCCACCAGTGTGTGGCCATCCCTGCCGACCTGCGGCTCTGCCACAGTGTGGGCTACGACAAGATGGTGCTGCCCAACCTGCTGGACCACGAGACCATGGCTGAGGTGAAGCACCAGGCGAGCAGCTGGGTGCCGCTGCTCAACAAGAACTGCCACATGGGCACCCAggtcttcctctgctccctcttcGCCCCTGTCTGCCTGGACCGGCCGGTCTACCCGTGCCGTTGGCTCTGTGAGGCCGTGCGTGACTCCTGTGAGCCTGTCATGCAGTTCTTCGGCTTCTTCTGGCCTGAGATGCTCAAGTGTGACCAGTTTCCCCAGGACGATGTCTGCATTGCCATGACGGCCCCCAACGCCACCGAGGTCTCCAGGCCCAAAGGTAAGGCATGACCAGCACCGCAGCCTTGCTCCCAGCACTTTTCTCTGAGCTGGTGGGGCAGGTGTTAGCACAGGCGGGGGCCGTGTGGGACTGACGTGGGTCttgcagcaggaggaggctCACCTGAACTCTGCTTCTTGGCAGCAACCCTCCTCCAGCCTGCATGCACTCTGCCGGCGCTCCTGTCCCGCGGAAGGCAGGACACGCTGCCAGCTCCTCACCTCTGTCTCAGAGCTGAGCCTGGGGTCAGacagtgccagggcagggagggtgcGCAGCACTGTGACCCCCCACACGGCGCCAGGGCTGCGCTCCAGCCCCTGATGGACCAGGGCTTCCACCCTCCGTCCTCCAGGCACTGCACCGCCCTGGCAGCcgtttctctccccagcacaaCTCCTTCACTGCCGTTCTCGGCAGCAGTAGGACGTGTGGTCCCGCATGGCAGAAAGCACTGCCTGAATGGAGTAAGTAGTGACAGTAATCCTGGGGGGGGTACCCGGCTTCCCACGCAGTCCTGCGGTTGGAGTCTGGACAGCcgggggctgtgtgtgtggtggaaatccagccctgccctcccaggTGGGCTGCCCACTGGTGATGGGGCAAGAAGCTTCTCAAGAAACAACTGGGGAAAGTGGATGTGGTTCTTGGTTGTTTCCGTTACGCCTGACAGATCTGTTTGGTGCCAGACTGGATTGTTTGTGTGAGTTACAATGAGTCTGGCTTGTTGCTGAagacttaaaataaatactacttTGGCGTTCCGCATCAGAATGCTTTGGAAGGCGGGTGGGAGGGGTGTTTGTagagggagaaggcaggggGCTATAAAAGAGTGCAATGCTTTCCTGTGTCTGGAGCTTCATTGGAAGGGATGGGCACTCCTGATTTCACGGGGAGTGCAGGCGCTCAGGAGGAGCTGAGGGATGGGGGAGCCACACGTAGGGCTGAGCCGTTGCGGTGGCTTCTGCACTGTGTCCGGAGCTCTCCCGGAGGGAAGGTCGCTCTTCGCAGTGGCAGCTCGTGTGCAGTTACCTTTACAGACAAAGGCTTTATGCTGTGCTCAGCTGGGAGCCCTCGTCCAGCCTGCTGGGGACCATGCAGTATTACCCGCTCGTCTGTGTTCAGGGAGCCCCTCAGCTACACGGCAGGAAGGGAGTGCATGCTGCGGCAGACGGGTGACACCCTGGGGGCGTCCACGGGGCATGTGGAGGGAGCCCAAGAGCGACAGCTGGAGTGGCACTGGAGCAGGACTGGAGCGGGATGGGGCGGCCGCtgcgggcaggcagggagggacacCGGCTCGACACCTGCCACGGCTGTACAGGAAACCTCTGCTGTGTCTTGGCAGTGGCATCCAGAGGCAGGTGAGGTGTGAAGCCTGTGCCGGGCCGGGGGTGAGGTTTGGCTGCTCTCGCTCCCAGGGACCCAGCCTCTCCCTGCACGGCACTGATGGCAACTCAGCTATGCTGGCTTCTTCGCCGTGGCTTGAGGTTACTGAAGTGATTGCTGGAGGAAActctttgttttccaggaagGCTCTAAAATCATCTGTCCTGTGTGAACCTAGACCCTTGGTCAAGACCGCAGCCGCGTCCTGTGATGTGGGTACAAAGGTTGCTTTTATTCCCCAGGGACCTGCAGCCAAGCGTGCTCCTGGGGCAGGTGGgtctgagctgctggctgtacAGCTGCCCCTTCCAAGGTCCAAAATGGAGTTTGAGCTGTTTGCTGGTCATTCATTTTAGAGATGTTAATGACCCAAGACGTGGGAACAGTCTTCTAGATGAGCAGCATCTGCTGAGTTTTCCCTTGTGCAGTTTAACAATGAACTTTCTGATCACCTTTCAGATCTGTTTTGACAGCAGCACTGGGGTGGGACATTACTGGCCTTCTAACGTGCCCATCAGCCCAGTATTTGGGTACCATGCTGTCCTTCACAGGCATCACTGAAATGACTTTATTACAAGGAATTACATAAGGTTTGAGTCCTTTGTGGGTCTGTTGCTGGTCCTGTTGGGGGTACAGAGAGGCCTCGTTCTGCACAGGCTTTAGGGTGTATGAACTTGTTCTTTGAATGTAAATCAGAGCTGGGTGAGTATTGCAGTCACACAGATAAACCAGTGTCTGCTAAATGGCTTCACAAAGCCTATGTCCCAAGCACTTTTAAATGAGCAATTTGTTTGCAGGAATGTTTACAGAAAATCTGTCTTTTAAATTGTTGTGCAAATGTGCCTTCTCTTCAGCGTTCAGTGGAAAGTACATGTCCCCTGGCTGCTTGAAAGTGTTTCAAGAGGAAACTCTTgcacaagctgcagctgagccccagcagctccagaggTGTTGGGGCAAGCTCTCTGTGCCCATTGCACTGGTTGGGGCGCTTCCCTGTGAGGGGACAGGCCACCTTGCTAGAAAACACCTTCTTCAAGGTGAGAAGGCTGGCCCCCCTGGCAGCCTTCTGGGCTGGACCTGCTGCTCTTAGGTGTGCCAGTTACATGACATTAATGCTGGTTTGTGGCATATTCTCCTATGAATAGCCTTTGGCTGGTGAAGCTCCGTGTGCCACATACGCTGTGCCCTGGGATGCTCGTGCCTCAAAACAGCTTAGAGTGAACAGAGCAAACAAAGTTAATTATGACCACTGGTGTAATGTAAACCAACGCAGCCAGGTCTCCTGCACTGGTGCTCCTGCTTCCGTGCTTCACAGAAGATTTGTGAGCAATGCCAGGGACTGGAGCCGGTGAGGTGCCCGGGGTGCTTTGGCTGCAGACGAGGGGTGCCTCTAGGTGAGTGCgcttctgctgctgtggttCAGCCCTTGTCCTGGTGCATGCGGGTCCTTCCCTCCGCTGGGGTCGCTGCCACTTGAGACCCTGCCTGCAGTTTGCGCACGTTTTccctcagcaccagctcctgGAGCCCCTTTGGTCTTGGGCACTGGGGTGTGTTTCCTGTTGATTCAAAGAGGGTCAGAACCCAGCAGTGTCCCCCATTTTCTCTGGGCCCTAATAAGAATGAAccctttcagtgttttttccccattaacaCCTCGAAATTGGGATTTGTTTCTGCCTCTCAAAGAGCTGACCTGCTGAATTCCTTTCTGCTTAAGCACAAGGCGGTAAAGCCTGCAGGCCCACAGGATGCATCAGGGGAGTTGCAGATTAATATAGCATTACACATTCCTTCTCCTACCCCTAGAGTAAGCTGGCTCTGAAGCCAGGCATTAGCAAATGGTCAGCAGGGGAAAAGCGAGCTGGAAGCAGGCTAAGGTTGTGCTTGGAGCAGAGCTGTCATCTGCAGAAAATGGGCCTTAGCCGAACCGCAGCAAGCTAgggagcagggggctgtgcCACGGGGTGCTGTGCGCCTGCTGCCGTGGCTgcctctgggctgctgcagcggGGCTGCCTGAGCCCGGGGACCCGCATCATGGCCGGGCTTCTTGTTGGCTCCTTCAGCCTGGGCTTGTGCGAGAAGGGGAAGGTGAGGTGCTGGATGGTGCTGTGGGCTGGAGGACGTTGGCTGTGATGCCTCAGCAGGGGTGGGAGAGCAGGCAGTTTCGGGATAGTTGTGGCTCCACAGAACAGCAGTCTTCCTGGGGTGTGGAGCTGTGCAGGAGCTGACTGGGCCCCTGGCATTCGTGTTCCTGACTTGGTGTGATAAGGCGTCCCATAGGAGAGAAGCGTTTCCCTTCCCCTTGGCATGGGACAGTGTCCCTGGGCAGCGGTGCAGGCAgggccatgctgcagcagggctgcgggAGGCCGGGCTGGAGGGTGCTCCCTGCTCGTGGAGCTGCCCAAcatgcagctgggctgggcactgggtgcctgctgctgctcaccaaGCCACAGGGGTCGTCCTGACACGGGGTGGCATGCCAGGGGCTTTAccctggcacagggctgtggCAGCCCGGCAGTGCAATGTGTGCGTGggtgaggctgcagctggagctgtgctggacCGCTGGCAGTGCTTGCCCTGCTTGGGcatcagcagggctgtggggcagcatCCCCTCTGCAGCGAGAGGCGCGCCAGCTGCGGCTGGCAGGGGTGCGCCATGtgctggaggggagcagggtgggcGCGCTGCCCCTGGAGGGGCTGCCCAGGTTGGCcgcagcagctccagcctgcgcaggatgctgctggctccAGGCCCTTGGCGAGGCAGGGATCCCTGCCATCCCGGGTGTGCCGGAGCGTTCCCAGGGGCTGCTGTAACACAGCTAAAACAAAGCTTGTGTTTTCACAAGGGAGCAAcgaggttttttttcctttagttgcCTGGAAAGCTCCTAGGGTGGACTGCTTAAAGCAGCAGTGGCTTTTAGGGTGTTTGGCCCGTGTAGGCTTGGCCAGTCTCTCAGCATACACTTTGGCTGCTGAGGCACATTTAAGTGCTTTGCACACTGGGATGTGCAGAGATGAGCTAATGCGTGGCAGGTAGCCCCTCTCGCTCCTGAGGGTGGTCCCCAGCACAGTAACTAACTCCTGGCGTTGCAGCAGAGACAGACCACTGGGGCTGTCACCTTCCTGCAAGCATCCCCTCTCCCTCATCATGAGCTCATTAAATGTGCAGCCTGGATGGAAATATTCTGActgatgattttaaaaataaagtgctgGGGACATCATGTCCCCAAAGGCCGTCTTCTGCCTGTGTCACTCTATGTGAAGACTGTAAAAGTGGCAATTGCGTGCTAGTTTTTTGGAAGGGGAGGTTGCCCCCGTGATGGTGGCTCTTGCAGGTATGGAGTGCTGGGAGCAGGACCAAGTCAGGTGTCAGGTGCTGGGAAGGTTGCCTTGTGACTTGCACATCAGGGTGATTGGAAGGCCAGTTGCTCTGCATGTGTAATTAATAAAGACGTGGTGCATGACCCCAGGGATTAGCATTTGGCACAGAACAGATTTGGGGAGGGTGGGTGAGAGGGGAAGAGCAagccacagaaagcaaatgtcTTGCCTGAAACCCTGTGTGGCGTCTGTGACTGAGGAGACTCAGCTCTGTGGTTGGCGCGGGTCGTGGCTGTGCCTCCCTCAACGGCTGTTCTGGCTCTGCACCCCTCTTTTTTGGAGAcccctctgtttttttctgtccagcCATGCTGCAGGTTTTGCTGGCCTGGCTGATGGCTGTGAAGGGGTGGGCACTCTGTCTGCATGTAGGAACCAGCAGATGTTTTGCTGCAGCACTGTCCCTGAGAGGAACTCCCTTGTGTGGGAAAGAGCCCTCTGTTCTGCTGGACcaggaacagaagcagcatctcccagctcaATAAATTTGTCCGCCAGTAGCACAAATCTGCgtctgtgctgctgggtggtCTCCACTCTGGCTGGAGATAGAAAcctggaaacagatttttttgttctctgggTGAAGCGAGCTTTCCTCCCATGATGGTTCCCGATGAAATCTCCTGAGGAGGATGTCATGCcgcctctccccccaccccccgcaggCCTGTGGTGTAGCTGggttgaaaacaaaaaaagagaagatgtCCGTTCTTGGGGCTGTGCTGGAGTGGCTTCTGGAGGGGGGCAATGCATGGGAGAGATGTGTGGGTCCATCAACAACCCCTGCCACtctggggcagggtgggatggagggaggcGAGGCGTGCATTGCCATGCGatgcctgggcagcctgcagggTGGTCCCTGGCACCAAGGGGAAACCTGTGCTGAGCTGGGCCGTGCCAGTCCTGAGCCGCCCTGAGCTCTGGGGTagctcctggctggggcagccccttGGTGCCTGAGCCATCCCTGGGGAACCGTGTCCCTGCCATGCCGAGGCTCGGGCACCGCATGCCTGCCTTGGCACGCCGTGGGAAGGGCACGTCAGTGGGCTGTGGGCCATGCCCTGCAGTGAGTAGTTCCCCTCAGCTGAGTGCCTGGCCCTGAAAACTGCTCTCCGTGCCAGCGCTGTCCTCTCACTcttggcagctgcctgcccctgcctgtgcccGGCCTCGGGGccactggcagtgctgcagcGGGGTTGGCAGGAGGCTGCCCGTGGTCAGTGCTGCCCTGTGAGCTGGTGGATGGCTCCTGACCCCTGGCAGGTTGTCAtcctgtggggctgggacctGGGACGCCCATGGCAGGGTGCCTGGGCATGTGCCCCCCTCAAGGGCAGTGGTctgacagcacaggcagcctggctCTGTGGTGCTTCTTGAGCTGGCTCCTCACCAcctcttctctcctctttccaGGAACGACTGTGTGTCCCCCTTGTGACAATGAGATGAAGTCGGAGGCCATCGTGGAGCACCTGTGTGCCAGCGAGTTTGGTAAGGAGGAGCACTGGGGGCATGGGGGGGCTTTCCTGGGGACCACAGGGCAGCGTGGCTCCTGTGTGGGCCGGATCCTGGACCACTGCGTTTCCCTGCCCGCTCCAAGAGCAGTGTGGCCACACTACCCGTGGGCAGCTGCTGTCCTTCCCCAAGGCAAGGCCACTGTGCCTCTAGATGTCAGTGTCGGTGCGCGGAGGCAGGCGACAGGATGGGTCTGGCCGTGTCCGGGACGGGACTGGATGCGTCTAGGATGGGTctggctcctgcagccgagcacACCCGGGAACCGGGACAGGGGGACCGGGAAGGCAGGGTCCTGGCGGCGGTGCCTGTGTTCCTGCATCGCCTTGGCCACAGAGctgagcatccctcctgccttgCCTGGTGAAGCTCCACTGGGGACGAGGCCGGAGCGTGGGCTCACCTGTGGAAGCAGCAATGCTGCAGGCTGCGAGGCCCCACTGCTGCGAGCGGAGTGCCAGATGGTGTTGGTCTGGAGTCTGGCGATGGAGCAGAGGTGGCAGTGCCTGTTCTTTGGTGAGCTCGGTGGGGTTCATAACTTAACCCTGGTGTTCCTGTGCCCATGTGTGCTTGCAGGAATGACGCATAGCATGGACCCTTATTCTGCTTGCAATCATGCAGGAGCAAACCAGCCTCCTCCTTCCTGACTGCTTGTGCTGCTGGGTTTCTTTTTAGCAAAAGTTACGCTGCTCTTGTCAAGTCTAGGTGTAAAACCCCAAAGCCAGTCTTGTTCTAGCTAGGGCCAAGCAGTGAGCTTAAAAAATGCAGAGCTACTTGAAAGCTGTCTCCTAAATATATTAGGACTGAGTAAGTAAGTCAGGCAATCATAGGTAAACAGAActtcatttcaaaaaaaaaaggtattgcagagaaaaatattagcTTTCTCAGATCAAACTCAGAATTAACTGGTTTTGACATCCTTGCTGGTGTATGTAACTTTCCCGGAAGGTTATTAAAGGCATATTGAACAAGGTGTGCATTCCTTGGGGATTAGCACTTGAATGCGCCCTGTGCCAAAGTGTACTATGCAAACCCAAACCAGCTCTGCATGCTGGTGTATTACCCTTTCTGCTGGAAATGAATTCTCAACTCTCCTGCAGACTTGGTATGCCAAAAGTCCTAAGTTCAGCACAGACTTTTTCTAACAGGGAAAAGCATCAACAGGAACACCCATGTAATAGTTTCCCAGGAATGTGTGTACTTCTGCCTGCATCGGGTAGTGGACACGTGGATTCGATGTGATTGGGGAGCCGGGGGTGCTGCTTGCCCGGTTGTTGGGCTGAGCACTCGGAGGCGGGTGAGCTGGTGTGTTCTGAGCTCAGTCCCGGGCAGGCATGAGATGAGGGATGAAcaggagctgcctctgccccacCATGTCCATGGGGTGAGACTGGAGAGAACTTCCCAGTTGGCGGGGGGAGAGCGAGCAGCCTCTGGGACCAGTGCACCTGGTTTGGGCAGGGGCCGGTGCCTGGGTTTGCAGTGGCACAGAGGCATCGCCCCAGCCCAGAGGCTCTGGGCTTAGGGACCCCTGTCCTGCAGGAGGAATGGGGGGCACCAGCTGGGTGGCAGCAGCGGCTCCCTTGCTGACAGGTCACTGCAATACCTGTCGCCTCCCCGGAGGAGCGCGATGAGCAACCCAAGGCAGCGTCCTGCTGGTGGGCaagtgctggggagggaaatACAAGCTTAACCGCATGCTTGTCATCAGCCTAAGCTGCTAAATATTCTCCTCGTGCTCTGGGACAGTTACACAATGGAAAGAGGAGGCCAAACCAGAAGTATTCACAGCCTTGGTGGAGCGGCTTGTGACATTGGCTTGCCCACAGAATAAGTTGGTCATTGGGAAATTTTGTGGTGACAGCATGTAGAGGATGGAAGTATTTCTTGGCAGGTGGCATCCTGGGTAGGGCTGTGGCTAGTGGCCAGAGACAGTGTTACTGTGTGCCACGAGCAGCAGAGGTCATCAGACTCAGTTGTGGTGGGAACTCACTGGCATGGATTTTCAGTGGTGTAGGCTTCATGCAGCTgcatttgttgttttcttccttctgtcactGTGCTTTCCCTCCGCCACCCAGGAGGGTTCTGCGTGCACGTAGTGCTGCCTCCAGACGTGCCCGGTCTGTAgccagctggggagctgcagcaaggGGAGAGATGTGACTTGTGTCTTGCCTGTGCCCTGGAAGTGAAGGCAGTGCAGGGGTGCTCCTCGGGATGTCCCAGTGGtggagagcagccagcagaggAGGCATTGACTTCTGGAAGTTTTCTCAAAGCACAGTGCGTGGCCCTTGGATCTTTGTTTAGTCTTGGGGGGTTATTGTCATGGGGTGATTTCTCAAGGAGAGCTGTTTATCTGGCACTAAAATAAACTCCCAACCCTTCAGACTGAGGTTTCTCATGCACATCCACCAAGGTAAACACTGGCAGCTGAGAGGTTACAGATCTTCATCAAAGCCAGACACATACAATAAATGTTTAAACTAATGTGtgctgcacagggcagctgtTGGTGGGTCCTGTGCTGATTCCCGCAGTAATGTTACTGTGGGTTTCACTTGCATCCCGGTGGCTCATTACAGACAAGATGCAAGGAGCACTTTGCCCACCGCTGATATGCAGACgtgccagggcaggaggtggctgtgTAATGGCCCTGGGAGCGATGCCAGTCTCGAGGACAGCAAAGGAAGAGAGCTGCATCCAGCTGTGAACACAGGAAGGCTGTGAGGAAAAGCGACCTTTCTTCCCTGGCCCAGGAGATGGCTTGGGGGTCAGAGGGGTTCCAGGAGCCTGCCAGCCTCATGGGCCAGCAAGACTCTGGGTTGACATTTGTTTGAGCAGTGGTGAATGTGGGTTCCCAGTGCTGGTTTGGGGCATCGCCgctcccagctgggctgctggcagcttggCAGCTCCTCAGAGCCATGCAGCTCTGGGGTGGCAGCATGTCTTGCTGGCCGCATGGctctggctggggctggctgtgtgATAGCCGCACTGTGGGAGTGGTGTGCGCTCCTGTACCTGCAGCGAAGTGTTCAGCACTGTCTGCCTGCTACTGTGGCTGTCCTGCTTGTAGGTGGAGGGGACCTGGGTCAGCACTGCCGGAGGCACTTGGAGGTTAGcttctcctttctttatttcagcagcATGCAGGAGCTGCCTCCTCTCTTCTCTGCCCCGACTCTCTCCTTGGAAGCACGAGCCAAGTGCCCCTAGGAAGGGGGGAACATTTTTGACCCAGCATCTCTGCATGCAGCTCCCAGCATTCTACCTCGTTTGCTGCTCATTTCCTTGCTGTAGCAGCAGCCTCCCGTCCCTGTGGTATGCAGCAAGGTCCTGTTGCACCTCTGGCTGTGCGAGTGCTGCTCCACGCCTGCCTCcctgggtgccagggctgggagtgggcagcagcagtgtcGCCTGTGGCTTAGAGCGGGGCTGTGGGAGTGCAGAGCAGGGGGTGTCAGCGAGTGGTGCAGGGATCCTCACCGGGGGCACGGACCAGCCTGGGGGGCTGGGCCGGGTGTGCAGCATAGGTTTTGGGGCAGCTCTggtgtgctggggcagcaatGGGTTGCAAGATGAAGTGCGAGGTGGCCCTCCTGTGCCCCCACAGCCGcctcccccagctgccctgggctgcagccagggttTGTTTCTTGCTCCTCGTGCAGGCTGGCCTGGCCCTGGAGTTCATTCCTCTGTCTGTTTCTCTTggtgattttatttattgtttctgCCCTTTCTCTGGGGTCTGAGGGGATCCTGCTGAACAGGCTTCTCTCACTGCACTGGAGACTGCAGTACAATCAATacatgctgtttattttatccCGTGACTGACAGTTCCTTGCCTGCAGCCTTCTCCTGTTACAGCCCTAATGTGTCTTCTGGCAGGTTTCCTCCTGAGTGATTTCTAAAGGAAGGAGCAGTGAGGCCAAAGGAACAGTAGAGCTTTCCCTTCTCTCAtattcccttccctgcccctgaAGTGCCGGTGTGAGGCCCCTGCCCATGCAGGCAGGAGAACAGCAGGGATGGCGTCCCACTCCCAGGCTGCTGCGTGCTGAAAAAGAGGGACTGGGGGTGCCGGTGGGGCACAGTCATGGTGGGTGCATGGTGGTGGGCAgtgggcagggtgcaggggctTGGGCATCACAGCGTGTGGCCAACCCAGGTACAGCAGCCCTTGGAGAGGCAGAGAGGGTCCCGGAGCCCTGGTGCTGGTGTCAGGGAAGGAGGGCGCGTTGCCCTCAGGCGGCACTTAGTTGGTGCTCCCAGTTTGCCTGCGAGACTGCGTTTCCTCTTTCCTCACGCTGGGACTGGAAGTTGGAGCTGTAGG carries:
- the SFRP1 gene encoding secreted frizzled-related protein 1: MGGRRGAVLRALVSLAAGLLACGGASEYDYVSYQSDLGPYPGGRFYAKPHQCVAIPADLRLCHSVGYDKMVLPNLLDHETMAEVKHQASSWVPLLNKNCHMGTQVFLCSLFAPVCLDRPVYPCRWLCEAVRDSCEPVMQFFGFFWPEMLKCDQFPQDDVCIAMTAPNATEVSRPKGTTVCPPCDNEMKSEAIVEHLCASEFALKMTIKEVKKENGDKMIVPRKRKALKLGPIRKKNLKKLVLFLKNGADCPCHQLDNLGHYFLIMGRQVKTQYLLTAIYKWDKKNKEFKKFMKKMKSPDCPTFPSVFK